CGATGATCTACAACCAGCAGAAGCATGAATTTGTGATACGTAAAGGTCCCATCTTCGCGCATTTCATTTTAGCGGATGAGATCAACCGTGCCCCGGCCAAAGTGCAAAGTGCACTACTGGAAGCCATGCAGGAAAAGCAGGTAACCATTGGTGATGAGACACATAAACTAGAGGAACCATTTCTTGTTTTGGCTACACAAAACCCACTGGAGCAGGAAGGAACTTATCCATTACCTGAAGCCCAGGTAGACCGTTTTATGCTAAAAGTAGTAGTGGGTTATCCTGGAAGGGAAGAAGAGCAAATGATCATTCGCAGGCAGGTGCAGGGAATGGAGGTGCCAAAGATAAACCAGGTGGTAAGCATACACGAGATCATACAGGCTCGCAACCTGGTACGTGAGATATACATGGATGAAAAAGTGGAGCAATACATTATTGATATAGTTTTTGCAACGCGTTATCCTGAGAAATATGGACTGGATAAACTAAAGCCATTATTGAGCTATGGTGGATCGCCAAGGGCAAGCATCAATTTAGCATTGGCAGCAAAAGCGCATGCTTTTATGAGCAAGCGCGGTTATATGATACCGGATGATGTAAAAGCAATTTGCAAAGATGTAATGCGCCACCGCATCGGCCTTACTTACGAAGCCGAAGCCGAAAACATAACATCAGAAAGAATAGTGGATGATATATTGAATGTGATACCGGTTCCTTAATTGAAGTTGATAGGTCCCTGGTTTCTTGTTTCTGGTTCAATAAGTTTTATCAACTCTATTGATGTTACAGCTTAGCTATGTAAGCAGCCACAACGAAAAATAGGAATAAGCAACCAGCAACCAGCAACCAGCAACCAGCAACCAGAAAACCAGAAACCAGGAACCAGAAACTTTAAACCTTAAACACCCAAACCACAAACACTTCATGACCACCCAAGAGATACTGAAAAAAGTGCGTGAGCTGGAGATAAAGAGCAAGCGGCTTACGAACCACCTGTTTACGGGTGAGTATCATACTGCATTTAAGGGTAGGGGTATGGCTTTTAAGGAAGTGCGGGATTATTCAGCAGGTGATGATCCAAGGTTTATCGATTGGAATGTTTCTGCACGAATGGGTCATACTTACAGTAAGGTGTTTGAAGAAGAACGTGAGCTGTCTGTTTATTTATTAGTTGATATCAGCGCCAGCAACTTGTTTGGAACATTCAGGCAGAGCAAGAAAGATTTGATTACGGAGATGTGTGCTGTGCTTGCTTTTTCTGCAATTACCAACAACGATAAAGTAGGCGTGATCTTATTTAGCGATCATGTAGAGAAATTCATACCTGCGAAAAAAGGACGCGATCATGTGCTGTATATGGTACGTGAGCTTATAGATTTTGATGCACGGTCATCTTATACCGACGTGGTGAAAGCCCTGCGGTTTTTAAACAATACAACGCGTCATAAAAGCATTGTATTTGTGCTAAGCGATTTTGCAGATGCCGGCTATAGCGATGTGCTTCGGGTAGCAGCTAAACGCCACGATGTAGTAGGTGTGCAGGTGTATGACAAGCGAGATGAAACTTTGCCGGCTATTGGCCTGGTGCAGGTAAAGGATGCAGAAACAGGAAAAGTTGTTTTGTTAGATACAAACGATGCTTTCACGCGGCAAAAGTATCATGAGCAATTTCAGCGTGTATTACAGGATGCAAAAGCAGCTTTCAGAACCGCCGGTGCAGACCTGTTGCAGATTTCTACAGGCGATGATTATGTAAAGCTTTTACAACAATTTTTTATCAGGAGAGCATAATTGAAACAACGGATCAAACATATTATTTGCCTGCAACTCTTATTGTCGTTAGTGTACATTACTGGTATAGCGCAGGCACCAATGGCTGGAGTAGATCGGAATAAGATCATCATGGGTGAGCAGGTAAAACTCATACTTGCAGTTGAGAATGCACGTTCGTTGAACGGCTGGTTCAGCATTCCTGATAGCATCAATCATATAGAGGTAGTAGAGCGGCAAAAGATCGATACCATCAATATTGGCAACATCGTCAACTATCGCCAGGTCATTACCATCACCTCGTTTGACAGTGGCCGCTGGGAACTGCCTCCACTTACTGTACCGGGTCTGAAAGGTGCTACACCACCCATTACGCTGGAAGTAATGCCAGTGGATGTAAGGCATATGCAAGACTACCATGATGTAAAGGAAATAGAGGAAGTACAGGTAGGGACACCATGGTACATCATTGCTGCACTTATTCTTCTTGCGCTGGTTTCGCTGGCGCTTATCTACTATTTCTACAAAAAGAAAAAGAACCAGGTAATCGTAAAGCCTGTATTGAAGGGAAATCAAACCCCATTGGATTGGGCCTTGCTTGAACTGGATAAACTTCAGCAACAGCAGCTCTACCTGCACAAACAAGTAAAACAGCACTATATAAAAGTTACTGATATCGCCCGTTCATATTTTCACCTGCAGCTGGCTCATCCATCGTTGCAAGAAACTACAGATGAGTGGATGGTGCGACTTCAACCTGTAGCTGCTGA
This region of Aridibaculum aurantiacum genomic DNA includes:
- a CDS encoding DUF58 domain-containing protein; the encoded protein is MTTQEILKKVRELEIKSKRLTNHLFTGEYHTAFKGRGMAFKEVRDYSAGDDPRFIDWNVSARMGHTYSKVFEEERELSVYLLVDISASNLFGTFRQSKKDLITEMCAVLAFSAITNNDKVGVILFSDHVEKFIPAKKGRDHVLYMVRELIDFDARSSYTDVVKALRFLNNTTRHKSIVFVLSDFADAGYSDVLRVAAKRHDVVGVQVYDKRDETLPAIGLVQVKDAETGKVVLLDTNDAFTRQKYHEQFQRVLQDAKAAFRTAGADLLQISTGDDYVKLLQQFFIRRA
- a CDS encoding AAA family ATPase; the encoded protein is MQTAEDIRLLNERIQHAAMFVERLRVELSKVVVGQLYMVDRLLIGLLSNGHVLLEGVPGLAKTLTIKSLAQAVQAKFSRIQFTPDLLPADVVGTMIYNQQKHEFVIRKGPIFAHFILADEINRAPAKVQSALLEAMQEKQVTIGDETHKLEEPFLVLATQNPLEQEGTYPLPEAQVDRFMLKVVVGYPGREEEQMIIRRQVQGMEVPKINQVVSIHEIIQARNLVREIYMDEKVEQYIIDIVFATRYPEKYGLDKLKPLLSYGGSPRASINLALAAKAHAFMSKRGYMIPDDVKAICKDVMRHRIGLTYEAEAENITSERIVDDILNVIPVP